GCGTAGGGAAAAGCAATGATCGCTTGGCATTTTTTTATGCCCCCTTCCTACCCTTTTTAGCCATTAATGTAATTTAAAATAATATTAATGGAAAACGACATTTATACTTTGCTCACTCAGGTACGATCCACAACACCACTCGTACAAAACATCACCAACTTTGTAGTGATGAACAACACCGCCAATGCTTTATTGGCTTTAGGTGCATCGCCTATTATGGTACATGCTGAAGAAGAAATCGAAGAGGTATTAACCTTTTGCAACTCCCTTGTAATCAATATAGGAACTTTGAGTAAACCTTGGGCAGAAAGCATGATTTTAGCTGCTACTTTTGCCAATAAAATTGGGAAACCATGGATATTGGATCCTGTTGGTGCTGGAATATCTTCTCTTAGAAATGAAACCTTGAAAAAATTATTGGCCCTCAAGCCAACAGTAATAAGAGGCAATGCTTCTGAAATCATGGCGCTCCAAAATTTTGGGTCTACTGGAAAAG
The Sphingobacterium daejeonense genome window above contains:
- the thiM gene encoding hydroxyethylthiazole kinase; its protein translation is MENDIYTLLTQVRSTTPLVQNITNFVVMNNTANALLALGASPIMVHAEEEIEEVLTFCNSLVINIGTLSKPWAESMILAATFANKIGKPWILDPVGAGISSLRNETLKKLLALKPTVIRGNASEIMALQNFGSTGKGVDSTEESSTALEAGKFLNKEYGSIICISGEIDYVISGGEVAEIANGSAMMTKVTGLGCTSTAIIAAFLGLGNNPFQEAIAGVAITSLAGELAASISKGPGSLQLNLYDTLYNLSKEQISENLKLKRNANPS